From the genome of Perca fluviatilis chromosome 1, GENO_Pfluv_1.0, whole genome shotgun sequence, one region includes:
- the LOC120558306 gene encoding zinc finger protein 345-like isoform X2, which produces MGSENPEDFGPAVILAEEDQQEIGGLINSDGEEVDFSDLSEQINCNRESAIHGIVPAEAPSKTFDQSETEKPPSLHSCSVCGKDFPYASKLQRHLRTHSGERPFPCSMCEKRFPEKGLLMIHERVHTGEKPFPCTFCEKRFASQGELRLHRRTHTGERPYHCSICLKSFSRHWHLKTHLEAMHSEVVAGFTRKKFPCSDCDKSCNSAAELRDHQRTHTGERPYQCSFCDKRFALSGTLVRHERLHTGITPYHCSDCGKTFAQQWTLTTHMRTHTGEKPYSCTQCDKSFVAPGELRRHTRIHTGEKPYTCEDCGRHFSLAGTLRNHKRSCTQNKNGSVPGVISDPVQAAAGESSQQDLANNIRSEGETTHSHYKVSDGQSLPSAVEPHSSEDHSCDKAAQCENNPREPEDLPEDVTSSPPMNVIVKEEEEEEPLCEAPDQLSGSEDCTMQEETEEQHPESNAEIRITVKEEEEELVNTSGEDPDHVSGSDKDSAPASPGPEECSDNLTKSSYCCGLCGRDCHKMSALQIHMRIHSGEKPYQCSLCGKQFTQKGQLKGHQKVHTGEKPFSCPDCGKCFAHSGAMNRHRLTHTGERPYHCSVCDRSFNQSGRLREHEKIHFGEKFDCPECEKSFTRASSLKNHFRLHTGERPYGCDICGRGFSRSQSLRLHKRKHEQLHTEEESGFSAKNDDSSQSGDNSPINMCIADKND; this is translated from the exons ATGGGCTCTGAAAACCCAGAGGACTTTGGGCCAGCTGTGATCCTCGCTGAGGAAGATCAGCAAGAAATTGGAGGCCTGATCAACTCCGATGGAGAAGAAGTGGATTTCTCAGATCTCAGTGAGCAAATAAATTGTAACA GAGAGAGTGCTATCCATGGCATTGTACCTGCAGAGGCTCCCTCCAAGACGTTTGATCAAAGTGAGACTGAAAAACCACCGTCTCTCCACAGCTGCTCAGTGTGTGGTAAAGACTTCCCTTATGCCTCTAAACTTCAGCGCCACCTACGCACTCACTCCGGAGAGCGGCCTTTCCCCTGCTCCATGTGTGAGAAGAGATTTCCAGAAAAGGGGCTGCTCATGATCCACGAAAGGGTCCACACTGGGGAGAAGCCATTCCCGTGCACTTTCTGTGAGAAAAGATTTGCCAGTCAGGGCGAGCTCAGACTGCACCGGCGGACGCACACCGGCGAGAGGCCGTATCACTGCTCCATCTGCCTGAAGAGCTTTTCCCGACACTGGCATCTGAAGACTCACTTAGAGGCGATGCACTCCGAGGTTGTGGCGGGCTTTACGAGGAAGAAGTTTCCGTGTTCGGACTGTGACAAGAGCTGTAACTCGGCAGCTGAGCTGAGAGATCACCAGAGGACTCACACCGGAGAGAGGCCCTATCAGTGCTCTTTCTGTGACAAAAGGTTCGCCTTGTCGGGAACACTTGTGAGACACGAGCGCCTCCATACTGGCATCACGCCCTACCACTGCTCCGACTGCGGTAAGACATTTGCACAGCAGTGGACTCTGACGACACACATGCGGACTCACACGGGGGAAAAGCCTTACAGCTGCACACAATGCGATAAGTCTTTTGTAGCTCCAGGAGAGCTTCGGAGGCACACCAGgattcacacaggagaaaagccGTACACCTGCGAGGACTGTGGGAGGCACTTCTCACTGGCAGGAACTCTCAGAAACCACAAACGATCGTGTACACAGAACAAGAATGGCTCAGTTCCAGGTGTAATCTCAGACCCAGTTCAAGCTGCAGCTGGCGAATCATCCCAGCAAGACCTGGCCAACAACATCCGCTCTGAGGGAGagacaacacacagccattacaAA gTGTCTGACGGTCAGAGTTTGCCCAGTGCAGTTGAGCCCCATTCCTCAGAGGATCATAGCTGTGACAAAGCAGCTCAGTGTGAAAATAACCCCCGAGAACCAGAAGACCTACCGGAGGACGTCACTTCCAGTCCGCCTATGAATGTAATagtgaaagaggaggaagaagaggaaccCTTGTGTG AAGCTCCTGACCAGCTGTCTGGTAGTGAGGATTGCACCATGCAGGAGGAAACTGAAGAGCAGCATCCAGAAAGCAACGCAGAAATTAGGATAACGGtaaaggaggaagaagaggaactTGTGAACA CGTCGGGAGAGGATCCTGACCATGTCTCTGGCAGCGACAAAGACAGCGCTCCAGCCTCGCCAGGGCCGGAAGAGTGTAGCGACAATCTGACAAAGAGCTCTTACTGCTGCGGGCTCTGTGGGAGAGACTGTCACAAGATGTCGGCGCTTCAGATTCACATGCGAATTCATTCGGGTGAGAAGCCTTACCAGTGCAGTCTGTGTGGAAAGCAGTTCACCCAGAAAGGTCAGCTCAAGGGTCACCAGAAAGTCCACACGGGAGAGAAACCATTCTCCTGCCCGGACTGCGGGAAGTGCTTCGCCCACTCGGGGGCCATGAACAGACACCGGCTCACGCACACAGGAGAGCGGCCCTACCACTGCTCGGTGTGCGACCGGAGCTTCAACCAGTCCGGCCGCTTGAGGGAACATGAGAAGATCCACTTTGGGGAGAAGTTTGACTGTCCCGAATGCGAAAAGAGTTTTACCCGAGCTTCGAGCCTCAAGAACCATTTCAGGCTTCACACGGGCGAGAGGCCGTACGGCTGCGACATCTGCGGGCGAGGCTTCAGCCGCTCCCAAAGCCTGAGGCTCCACAAACGGAAACATGAGCAGCTTCACACTGAGGAGGAGTCTGGATTCAGCGCGAAGAACGACGATTCATCGCAGAGTGGCGATAACTCTCCGATTAATATGTGTATAGCAGacaaaaatgactga
- the LOC120558306 gene encoding oocyte zinc finger protein XlCOF28-like isoform X3, whose amino-acid sequence MGSENPEDFGPAVILAEEDQQEIGGLINSDGEEVDFSDLRESAIHGIVPAEAPSKTFDQSETEKPPSLHSCSVCGKDFPYASKLQRHLRTHSGERPFPCSMCEKRFPEKGLLMIHERVHTGEKPFPCTFCEKRFASQGELRLHRRTHTGERPYHCSICLKSFSRHWHLKTHLEAMHSEVVAGFTRKKFPCSDCDKSCNSAAELRDHQRTHTGERPYQCSFCDKRFALSGTLVRHERLHTGITPYHCSDCGKTFAQQWTLTTHMRTHTGEKPYSCTQCDKSFVAPGELRRHTRIHTGEKPYTCEDCGRHFSLAGTLRNHKRSCTQNKNGSVPGVISDPVQAAAGESSQQDLANNIRSEGETTHSHYKVSDGQSLPSAVEPHSSEDHSCDKAAQCENNPREPEDLPEDVTSSPPMNVIVKEEEEEEPLCEEAPDQLSGSEDCTMQEETEEQHPESNAEIRITVKEEEEELVNTSGEDPDHVSGSDKDSAPASPGPEECSDNLTKSSYCCGLCGRDCHKMSALQIHMRIHSGEKPYQCSLCGKQFTQKGQLKGHQKVHTGEKPFSCPDCGKCFAHSGAMNRHRLTHTGERPYHCSVCDRSFNQSGRLREHEKIHFGEKFDCPECEKSFTRASSLKNHFRLHTGERPYGCDICGRGFSRSQSLRLHKRKHEQLHTEEESGFSAKNDDSSQSGDNSPINMCIADKND is encoded by the exons ATGGGCTCTGAAAACCCAGAGGACTTTGGGCCAGCTGTGATCCTCGCTGAGGAAGATCAGCAAGAAATTGGAGGCCTGATCAACTCCGATGGAGAAGAAGTGGATTTCTCAGATCTCA GAGAGAGTGCTATCCATGGCATTGTACCTGCAGAGGCTCCCTCCAAGACGTTTGATCAAAGTGAGACTGAAAAACCACCGTCTCTCCACAGCTGCTCAGTGTGTGGTAAAGACTTCCCTTATGCCTCTAAACTTCAGCGCCACCTACGCACTCACTCCGGAGAGCGGCCTTTCCCCTGCTCCATGTGTGAGAAGAGATTTCCAGAAAAGGGGCTGCTCATGATCCACGAAAGGGTCCACACTGGGGAGAAGCCATTCCCGTGCACTTTCTGTGAGAAAAGATTTGCCAGTCAGGGCGAGCTCAGACTGCACCGGCGGACGCACACCGGCGAGAGGCCGTATCACTGCTCCATCTGCCTGAAGAGCTTTTCCCGACACTGGCATCTGAAGACTCACTTAGAGGCGATGCACTCCGAGGTTGTGGCGGGCTTTACGAGGAAGAAGTTTCCGTGTTCGGACTGTGACAAGAGCTGTAACTCGGCAGCTGAGCTGAGAGATCACCAGAGGACTCACACCGGAGAGAGGCCCTATCAGTGCTCTTTCTGTGACAAAAGGTTCGCCTTGTCGGGAACACTTGTGAGACACGAGCGCCTCCATACTGGCATCACGCCCTACCACTGCTCCGACTGCGGTAAGACATTTGCACAGCAGTGGACTCTGACGACACACATGCGGACTCACACGGGGGAAAAGCCTTACAGCTGCACACAATGCGATAAGTCTTTTGTAGCTCCAGGAGAGCTTCGGAGGCACACCAGgattcacacaggagaaaagccGTACACCTGCGAGGACTGTGGGAGGCACTTCTCACTGGCAGGAACTCTCAGAAACCACAAACGATCGTGTACACAGAACAAGAATGGCTCAGTTCCAGGTGTAATCTCAGACCCAGTTCAAGCTGCAGCTGGCGAATCATCCCAGCAAGACCTGGCCAACAACATCCGCTCTGAGGGAGagacaacacacagccattacaAA gTGTCTGACGGTCAGAGTTTGCCCAGTGCAGTTGAGCCCCATTCCTCAGAGGATCATAGCTGTGACAAAGCAGCTCAGTGTGAAAATAACCCCCGAGAACCAGAAGACCTACCGGAGGACGTCACTTCCAGTCCGCCTATGAATGTAATagtgaaagaggaggaagaagaggaaccCTTGTGTG AAGAAGCTCCTGACCAGCTGTCTGGTAGTGAGGATTGCACCATGCAGGAGGAAACTGAAGAGCAGCATCCAGAAAGCAACGCAGAAATTAGGATAACGGtaaaggaggaagaagaggaactTGTGAACA CGTCGGGAGAGGATCCTGACCATGTCTCTGGCAGCGACAAAGACAGCGCTCCAGCCTCGCCAGGGCCGGAAGAGTGTAGCGACAATCTGACAAAGAGCTCTTACTGCTGCGGGCTCTGTGGGAGAGACTGTCACAAGATGTCGGCGCTTCAGATTCACATGCGAATTCATTCGGGTGAGAAGCCTTACCAGTGCAGTCTGTGTGGAAAGCAGTTCACCCAGAAAGGTCAGCTCAAGGGTCACCAGAAAGTCCACACGGGAGAGAAACCATTCTCCTGCCCGGACTGCGGGAAGTGCTTCGCCCACTCGGGGGCCATGAACAGACACCGGCTCACGCACACAGGAGAGCGGCCCTACCACTGCTCGGTGTGCGACCGGAGCTTCAACCAGTCCGGCCGCTTGAGGGAACATGAGAAGATCCACTTTGGGGAGAAGTTTGACTGTCCCGAATGCGAAAAGAGTTTTACCCGAGCTTCGAGCCTCAAGAACCATTTCAGGCTTCACACGGGCGAGAGGCCGTACGGCTGCGACATCTGCGGGCGAGGCTTCAGCCGCTCCCAAAGCCTGAGGCTCCACAAACGGAAACATGAGCAGCTTCACACTGAGGAGGAGTCTGGATTCAGCGCGAAGAACGACGATTCATCGCAGAGTGGCGATAACTCTCCGATTAATATGTGTATAGCAGacaaaaatgactga
- the LOC120558306 gene encoding oocyte zinc finger protein XlCOF28-like isoform X1 yields MGSENPEDFGPAVILAEEDQQEIGGLINSDGEEVDFSDLSEQINCNRESAIHGIVPAEAPSKTFDQSETEKPPSLHSCSVCGKDFPYASKLQRHLRTHSGERPFPCSMCEKRFPEKGLLMIHERVHTGEKPFPCTFCEKRFASQGELRLHRRTHTGERPYHCSICLKSFSRHWHLKTHLEAMHSEVVAGFTRKKFPCSDCDKSCNSAAELRDHQRTHTGERPYQCSFCDKRFALSGTLVRHERLHTGITPYHCSDCGKTFAQQWTLTTHMRTHTGEKPYSCTQCDKSFVAPGELRRHTRIHTGEKPYTCEDCGRHFSLAGTLRNHKRSCTQNKNGSVPGVISDPVQAAAGESSQQDLANNIRSEGETTHSHYKVSDGQSLPSAVEPHSSEDHSCDKAAQCENNPREPEDLPEDVTSSPPMNVIVKEEEEEEPLCEEAPDQLSGSEDCTMQEETEEQHPESNAEIRITVKEEEEELVNTSGEDPDHVSGSDKDSAPASPGPEECSDNLTKSSYCCGLCGRDCHKMSALQIHMRIHSGEKPYQCSLCGKQFTQKGQLKGHQKVHTGEKPFSCPDCGKCFAHSGAMNRHRLTHTGERPYHCSVCDRSFNQSGRLREHEKIHFGEKFDCPECEKSFTRASSLKNHFRLHTGERPYGCDICGRGFSRSQSLRLHKRKHEQLHTEEESGFSAKNDDSSQSGDNSPINMCIADKND; encoded by the exons ATGGGCTCTGAAAACCCAGAGGACTTTGGGCCAGCTGTGATCCTCGCTGAGGAAGATCAGCAAGAAATTGGAGGCCTGATCAACTCCGATGGAGAAGAAGTGGATTTCTCAGATCTCAGTGAGCAAATAAATTGTAACA GAGAGAGTGCTATCCATGGCATTGTACCTGCAGAGGCTCCCTCCAAGACGTTTGATCAAAGTGAGACTGAAAAACCACCGTCTCTCCACAGCTGCTCAGTGTGTGGTAAAGACTTCCCTTATGCCTCTAAACTTCAGCGCCACCTACGCACTCACTCCGGAGAGCGGCCTTTCCCCTGCTCCATGTGTGAGAAGAGATTTCCAGAAAAGGGGCTGCTCATGATCCACGAAAGGGTCCACACTGGGGAGAAGCCATTCCCGTGCACTTTCTGTGAGAAAAGATTTGCCAGTCAGGGCGAGCTCAGACTGCACCGGCGGACGCACACCGGCGAGAGGCCGTATCACTGCTCCATCTGCCTGAAGAGCTTTTCCCGACACTGGCATCTGAAGACTCACTTAGAGGCGATGCACTCCGAGGTTGTGGCGGGCTTTACGAGGAAGAAGTTTCCGTGTTCGGACTGTGACAAGAGCTGTAACTCGGCAGCTGAGCTGAGAGATCACCAGAGGACTCACACCGGAGAGAGGCCCTATCAGTGCTCTTTCTGTGACAAAAGGTTCGCCTTGTCGGGAACACTTGTGAGACACGAGCGCCTCCATACTGGCATCACGCCCTACCACTGCTCCGACTGCGGTAAGACATTTGCACAGCAGTGGACTCTGACGACACACATGCGGACTCACACGGGGGAAAAGCCTTACAGCTGCACACAATGCGATAAGTCTTTTGTAGCTCCAGGAGAGCTTCGGAGGCACACCAGgattcacacaggagaaaagccGTACACCTGCGAGGACTGTGGGAGGCACTTCTCACTGGCAGGAACTCTCAGAAACCACAAACGATCGTGTACACAGAACAAGAATGGCTCAGTTCCAGGTGTAATCTCAGACCCAGTTCAAGCTGCAGCTGGCGAATCATCCCAGCAAGACCTGGCCAACAACATCCGCTCTGAGGGAGagacaacacacagccattacaAA gTGTCTGACGGTCAGAGTTTGCCCAGTGCAGTTGAGCCCCATTCCTCAGAGGATCATAGCTGTGACAAAGCAGCTCAGTGTGAAAATAACCCCCGAGAACCAGAAGACCTACCGGAGGACGTCACTTCCAGTCCGCCTATGAATGTAATagtgaaagaggaggaagaagaggaaccCTTGTGTG AAGAAGCTCCTGACCAGCTGTCTGGTAGTGAGGATTGCACCATGCAGGAGGAAACTGAAGAGCAGCATCCAGAAAGCAACGCAGAAATTAGGATAACGGtaaaggaggaagaagaggaactTGTGAACA CGTCGGGAGAGGATCCTGACCATGTCTCTGGCAGCGACAAAGACAGCGCTCCAGCCTCGCCAGGGCCGGAAGAGTGTAGCGACAATCTGACAAAGAGCTCTTACTGCTGCGGGCTCTGTGGGAGAGACTGTCACAAGATGTCGGCGCTTCAGATTCACATGCGAATTCATTCGGGTGAGAAGCCTTACCAGTGCAGTCTGTGTGGAAAGCAGTTCACCCAGAAAGGTCAGCTCAAGGGTCACCAGAAAGTCCACACGGGAGAGAAACCATTCTCCTGCCCGGACTGCGGGAAGTGCTTCGCCCACTCGGGGGCCATGAACAGACACCGGCTCACGCACACAGGAGAGCGGCCCTACCACTGCTCGGTGTGCGACCGGAGCTTCAACCAGTCCGGCCGCTTGAGGGAACATGAGAAGATCCACTTTGGGGAGAAGTTTGACTGTCCCGAATGCGAAAAGAGTTTTACCCGAGCTTCGAGCCTCAAGAACCATTTCAGGCTTCACACGGGCGAGAGGCCGTACGGCTGCGACATCTGCGGGCGAGGCTTCAGCCGCTCCCAAAGCCTGAGGCTCCACAAACGGAAACATGAGCAGCTTCACACTGAGGAGGAGTCTGGATTCAGCGCGAAGAACGACGATTCATCGCAGAGTGGCGATAACTCTCCGATTAATATGTGTATAGCAGacaaaaatgactga